In the Bombus pyrosoma isolate SC7728 linkage group LG15, ASM1482585v1, whole genome shotgun sequence genome, one interval contains:
- the LOC122575758 gene encoding microtubule-associated protein 2 isoform X1 codes for MDSQQTAGTASESPSDRELNAVKSNPPLPSVYRARPQGPPGLPRQPVNNGAVGQPRPGGQLQQIRFDNRSPVGQTNPAQFVQVRPYGSPRSPGGSFPQKPPQQGQHPPIVLNPRFPPSPVQRSQLGPRPPHPGNYQAQRFQGNVQRPQHPRPEHLNGPHQSRPQHPNGPQQSRPEHPNGPYQQRPEHPNAPQQGRNPDILARSQEIAQKPLQRNESLLNISRQNLAIKREDKKPSLPRIIVDKMADVDNSKKLQQFEKPVSKEKAEFRESAENDDDDDVVMDRKSPRANGDVSSQEVLIESSVPKSDVQSAKRPEIATINGKVDNKLNATAEGVGQQIKEVAVNLDKTPVKDSNTMESDSRLSTKPGEEARTKLLDKQEVDKAGNQLDEPEKKLVEDQTQKEDTNKGNVTTAGIESKVEKSDDINVSVAPEQSPKKSEEAKSGQNEQNLNPSSTTSEKFRATTPMKSDEDNNQQMQILSKSTDKSPAKTSHDQSQQNLKPSASPNKSRSSTPLEASESQKELERDETSKPLEQLQEDIPMDTKKKQSDQELKNPPAASQVNSLATIPGEIKQKEMEQAAEQHDIVSASETKSDVDLLKETGEVKSKQESHLRAPMKADRIKDEPEPTETSKAEKSGEEEKLADLSHSPKEKELRDPSSKSPAKSTNATEESSTEDVLEDSKSDNLRDSSETHAKRVAVSPPASEKEASETQEFPVPSKDGEKIGESVLSLLKSPEEGVKGFDNGEQRSLSIKSSPSHSPRSPVSPKSPKSPKSLKSPVENEELEEKEKTEQKKADDETTPDTKSLPKSVKSPKVQRAPTPAKRKEKKSSTTPEVENGSVTNESAQSSTEPTTNGVGDSPTKKSPSKSKDADKGPTAGSPVKSPSKSVKSLPRTPETPSSTAGQEKKKLPMNKIQVGSAPSPNLKTVRSKIGSLENASYKPGGGKVKIENRKLDFSKAQPKIAAKNEKYTPSGGDKKIAQMKLQWNAKPKVGSLENATYKPGGGDKKIETVKLDFKDKAKPKVGSKDNAKHIPGGGSVKSSATPPKTPQDSNNDIQTQKIDIKAESKVGSLDNVKHKPGGGDKKIFNDRDYLRQSGTNPESLCGSGSQDNMVEEINLSTEQAKDDSPQPPPSTPTKAQKLASPSSMVTPQAVRNSLAKSPETVQPRKGSSALETIEVEDGNKENSSSEDKNVIKSRTARSPVNLDSLDSPQLKSPENRTAKLPISPRTLNRSELKISEEKTVKSSVSSRPSNSRSKSSEENIAKSPNYPRPPSSSSLKSSEDRAVKSPTSPRPPSSSSLKSPEDRAMKSPTSPRPSSSSLKSAEDRAMKSVTSPRPPSSSSLKSPEDRAMESIISPRPSSGTSVKGLEDKAMKSPNSPRPPNSLRLKSPDKSSSHMSRKVSPKELRLPKLAPSPTPQETAIVSEINTKISLPKLTERVIH; via the exons ATGGATTCGCAACAAACTGCAGGAACCGCGTCCGAATCTCCTTCGGACCGCGAACTAAATGCG GTGAAATCAAACCCGCCATTACCATCTGTCTATCGGGCGAGACCGCAAGGTCCACCTGGATTACCAAGGCAGCCTGTAAATAATGGTGCCGTAGGACAACCACGACCGGGTGGACAGCTACAGCAAATTCGTTTTGATAATCGGTCTCCAGTCGGACAAACGAATCCGGCTCAGTTCGTCCAAGTCAGACCGTACGGATCTCCAAGATCACCGGGAGGTTCGTTCCCTCAGAAGCCACCGCAACAAGGTCAACATCCACCTATCGTCCTAAATCCGCGTTTTCCACCGTCGCCCGTGCAACGTTCGCAACTGGGACCTAGACCGCCTCATCCTGGAAATTATCAAGCGCAAAGGTTCCAAGGCAACGTACAACGACCTCAACATCCAAGACCAGAGCATCTAAACGGGCCTCATCAATCAAGGCCGCAGCATCCAAACGGACCTCAGCAATCGAGGCCAGAGCATCCGAACGGACCTTATCAACAAAGGCCAGAACACCCAAACGCGCCTCAACAAGGACGGAATCCTGACATTCTCGCACGATCGCAAGAAATCGCACAAAAACCATTGCAACGAAATGAATCATTGCTGAACATATCTCGACAGAATTTAGCTATCAAAAGAGAAGATAAGAAGCCGTCACTTCCGCGAATAATAGTCGACAAAATGGCGGATGTCGATAACTCGAAGAAATTGCAGCAGTTTGAAAAGCCTGTCTCGAAGGAAAAAGCCGAATTTCGAGAAAGTGCGGAGaacgatgacgacgatgatGTTGTAATGGACAGAAAATCGCCACGTGCTAACGGAGACGTTAGCAGTCAAGAAGTTTTAATAGAGTCTAGCGTACCAAAAAGTGACGTTCAGTCGGCGAAAAGGCCAGAAATCGCTACGATAAATGGAAAAGTGGATAATAAACTGAACGCGACTGCGGAGGGAGTTGGTCAGCAAATTAAAGAAGTTGCTGTGAACCTTGACAAAACACCTGTTAAAGATTCCAACACGATGGAAAGTGATAGCAGGTTGTCCACGAAACCGGGCGAAGAAGCGCGGACAAAATTGTTAGACAAGCAGGAAGTAGATAAGGCTGGTAATCAACTAGACGAACCAGAGAAGAAATTAGTCGAAGATCAAACCCAGAAAGAGGACACGAATAAGGGAAATGTGACCACAGCAGGTATAGAAAGCAAAGTTGAGAAATCGGACGATATCAATGTATCTGTTGCGCCTGAACAATCTCCCAAGAAATCGGAAGAAGCTAAATCAGGacaaaacgaacaaaatttaaacCCGTCGTCGACAACCTCAGAAAAATTTCGTGCAACCACACCAATGAAATCGGATGAGGATAACAATCAGCAAATGCAAATCCTGTCTAAGTCCACAGATAAATCTCCGGCAAAAACCAGCCATGATCAGAGTCAACAGAATCTGAAACCATCCGCATCTCCGAATAAATCCCGGTCAAGTACACCCTTAGAAGCGAGCGAAAGTCAAAAGGAACTCGAACGCGACGAAACGTCCAAACCTCTAGAACAATTGCAAGAGGATATACCAATGgatacaaaaaagaaacaaagcgaTCAAGAACTCAAAAATCCACCGGCCGCGTCTCAAGTGAATTCACTTGCGACTATCCCgggagaaataaaacaaaaggaaatGGAACAAGCTGCGGAGCAACACGACATTGTGTCTGCATCAGAAACTAAATCAGACGTAGATCTGCTGAAGGAAACGGGAGAAGTTAAAAGCAAACAAGAATCACATTTAAGAGCACCGATGAAAGCAGATCGGATCAAGGACGAGCCAGAGCCCACTGAAACGTCGAAAGCTGAAAAATCAggcgaggaagaaaaattagcGGATCTTAGTCATTCTCCAAAGGAGAAAGAATTAAGAGATCCATCTTCAAAGTCACCGGCTAAATCGACGAATGCAACCGAAGAATCAAGTACGGAAGACGTTTTAGAAGACTCCAAGTCCGATAATCTTCGAGATTCTTCGGAAACGCACGCGAAAAGAGTTGCCGTGAGTCCTCCTGCTTCTGAAAAAGAAGCAAGTGAGACACAAGAATTCCCAGTACCGTCAAAGGATGGAGAAAAGATTGGAGAATCGGTACTGTCTCTCTTAAAGTCTCCTGAAGAAGGAGTGAAAGGTTTCGACAACGGAGAACAACGATCACTGTCGATAAAATCTTCGCCATCCCACAGTCCTCGCTCGCCTGTTTCTCCAAAATCGCCGAAATCACCGAAATCGCTGAAGTCGCCTGTAGAGAACGAGGAAttagaagagaaggaaaaaacgGAGCAGAAAAAGGCTGATGACGAAACGACACCGGACACGAAAAGTTTGCCGAAATCGGTTAAATCGCCTAAAGTTCAACGCGCACCGACACCTGccaaacgaaaagaaaagaagtctTCAACGACACCAG agGTTGAAAACGGCAGCGTAACCAACGAGTCGGCTCAATCCAGCacg GAACCAACCACAAACGGAGTTGGGGATTCACCAACGAAAAAGTCACCCTCTAAATCGAAAGATGCTGACAAAGGGCCGACAGCTGGGTCACCTGTAAAATCGCCAAGTAAGTCCGTCAAATCGTTACCACGAACTCCAGAAACTCCTTCGTCGACAGCCGGTCAAGAGAAGAAAA AACTGCCTATGAACAAAATTCAAGTGGGATCGGCGCCCTCTCCGAACTTAAAAACCGTACGATCGAAAATCGGCTCGTTGGAAAACGCAAGCTACAAACCAGGTGGCGGAAAGGTGAAGATAGAGAATAGGAAGCTCGACTTTAGCAAGGCGCAGCCGAAAATTGCCGCGAAGAACGAGAAATACACACCCAGTGGTGGCGATAAAAAG ATCGCTCAGATGAAGCTTCAATGGAATGCGAAACCAAAAGTCGGTTCATTGGAAAATGCAACGTACAAGCCTGGTGGTGGTGAcaagaaaatagaaacagtGAAGCTCGACTTCAAAGATAAAGCAAAACCGAAAGTTGGCTCCAAGGACAATGCCAAACACATTCCTGGCGGTGGTAGCGTTAAA TCATCGGCAACACCACCTAAGACGCCTCAGGATTCGAACAACGAc ATCCAAACCCaaaaaattgatatcaaaGCCGAGAGTAAAGTTGGTTCCTTGGATAACGTGAAGCATAAGCCAGGTGGCGGTgacaagaaaattttcaacgatagGGATTATCTTCGACAATCGGGAACTAATCCTGAAAGCCTCTGTGGCAGTGGATCCCAG GATAATATGGTTGAAGAGATCAATTTATCTACTGAACAGGCAAAAGATGATTCACCACAACCACCACCAAGCACTCCAACAAAGGCACAAAAGCTAGCATCACCATCTTCTATGGTAACTCCTCAAGCAGTAAGAAATAGTCTGGCTAAATCTCCTGAAACAGTACAACCAAGGAAAGGTTCATCGGCTCTTGAAACTATAGAGGTAGAAGATGGCAACAAAGAGAATTCAAGTTCAGAAgataaaaacgtaataaaaagcAGAACGGCGAGATCCCCCGTAAATTTAGATTCTCTTGATAGTCCTCAGTTAAAGAGCCCGGAAAATAGAACAGCGAAATTGCCTATTTCCCCGCGTACTCTTAATCGCTCTGAACTAAAAATTTCCGAAGAGAAGACAGTAAAATCGTCGGTTTCTTCGCGCCCTTCTAACTCTCGTTCGAAGAGCTCGGAAGAAAATATAGCGAAATCACCTAATTACCCGCGTCCTCCTAGTAGTTCTTCGTTAAAATCTTCAGAAGACAGAGCAGTGAAATCACCTACTTCCCCGCGCCCTCCTAGTAGTTCTTCGTTAAAATCTCCAGAAGACAGAGCAATGAAATCTCCTACTTCGCCACGTCCTAGTAGTTCTTCCTTGAAATCTGCAGAAGACAGAGCAATGAAATCTGTTACTTCTCCGCGCCCTCCTAGTAGTTCTTCCTTAAAATCGCCAGAAGACAGAGCGATGGAATCTATTATTTCCCCACGTCCTTCCAGCGGTACTTCGGTAAAAGGTCTAGAAGACAAAGCAATGAAATCTCCTAATTCTCCGCGTCCTCCTAACAGTCTTCGATTAAAGAGTCCAGACAAATCTTCCTCTCACATGTCTAGAAAAGTATCGCCAAAGGAATTACGGCTTCCGAAATTGGCACCCTCTCCTACACCACAAGAAACTGCTATAGTTTCtgaaattaatactaaaattaGTTTACCGAAATTAACAGAACGTGTTATACATTAA
- the LOC122575758 gene encoding microtubule-associated protein tau isoform X5 yields MDSQQTAGTASESPSDRELNAVKSNPPLPSVYRARPQGPPGLPRQPVNNGAVGQPRPGGQLQQIRFDNRSPVGQTNPAQFVQVRPYGSPRSPGGSFPQKPPQQGQHPPIVLNPRFPPSPVQRSQLGPRPPHPGNYQAQRFQGNVQRPQHPRPEHLNGPHQSRPQHPNGPQQSRPEHPNGPYQQRPEHPNAPQQGRNPDILARSQEIAQKPLQRNESLLNISRQNLAIKREDKKPSLPRIIVDKMADVDNSKKLQQFEKPVSKEKAEFRESAENDDDDDVVMDRKSPRANGDVSSQEVLIESSVPKSDVQSAKRPEIATINGKVDNKLNATAEGVGQQIKEVAVNLDKTPVKDSNTMESDSRLSTKPGEEARTKLLDKQEVDKAGNQLDEPEKKLVEDQTQKEDTNKGNVTTAGIESKVEKSDDINVSVAPEQSPKKSEEAKSGQNEQNLNPSSTTSEKFRATTPMKSDEDNNQQMQILSKSTDKSPAKTSHDQSQQNLKPSASPNKSRSSTPLEASESQKELERDETSKPLEQLQEDIPMDTKKKQSDQELKNPPAASQVNSLATIPGEIKQKEMEQAAEQHDIVSASETKSDVDLLKETGEVKSKQESHLRAPMKADRIKDEPEPTETSKAEKSGEEEKLADLSHSPKEKELRDPSSKSPAKSTNATEESSTEDVLEDSKSDNLRDSSETHAKRVAVSPPASEKEASETQEFPVPSKDGEKIGESVLSLLKSPEEGVKGFDNGEQRSLSIKSSPSHSPRSPVSPKSPKSPKSLKSPVENEELEEKEKTEQKKADDETTPDTKSLPKSVKSPKVQRAPTPAKRKEKKSSTTPEVENGSVTNESAQSSTEPTTNGVGDSPTKKSPSKSKDADKGPTAGSPVKSPSKSVKSLPRTPETPSSTAGQEKKKLPMNKIQVGSAPSPNLKTVRSKIGSLENASYKPGGGKVKIENRKLDFSKAQPKIAAKNEKYTPSGGDKKIAQMKLQWNAKPKVGSLENATYKPGGGDKKIETVKLDFKDKAKPKVGSKDNAKHIPGGGSVKSSATPPKTPQDSNNDIQTQKIDIKAESKVGSLDNVKHKPGGGDKKIFNDRDYLRQSGTNPESLCGSGSQSPVPPGTVAAGKNGLPTSDENLNQEC; encoded by the exons ATGGATTCGCAACAAACTGCAGGAACCGCGTCCGAATCTCCTTCGGACCGCGAACTAAATGCG GTGAAATCAAACCCGCCATTACCATCTGTCTATCGGGCGAGACCGCAAGGTCCACCTGGATTACCAAGGCAGCCTGTAAATAATGGTGCCGTAGGACAACCACGACCGGGTGGACAGCTACAGCAAATTCGTTTTGATAATCGGTCTCCAGTCGGACAAACGAATCCGGCTCAGTTCGTCCAAGTCAGACCGTACGGATCTCCAAGATCACCGGGAGGTTCGTTCCCTCAGAAGCCACCGCAACAAGGTCAACATCCACCTATCGTCCTAAATCCGCGTTTTCCACCGTCGCCCGTGCAACGTTCGCAACTGGGACCTAGACCGCCTCATCCTGGAAATTATCAAGCGCAAAGGTTCCAAGGCAACGTACAACGACCTCAACATCCAAGACCAGAGCATCTAAACGGGCCTCATCAATCAAGGCCGCAGCATCCAAACGGACCTCAGCAATCGAGGCCAGAGCATCCGAACGGACCTTATCAACAAAGGCCAGAACACCCAAACGCGCCTCAACAAGGACGGAATCCTGACATTCTCGCACGATCGCAAGAAATCGCACAAAAACCATTGCAACGAAATGAATCATTGCTGAACATATCTCGACAGAATTTAGCTATCAAAAGAGAAGATAAGAAGCCGTCACTTCCGCGAATAATAGTCGACAAAATGGCGGATGTCGATAACTCGAAGAAATTGCAGCAGTTTGAAAAGCCTGTCTCGAAGGAAAAAGCCGAATTTCGAGAAAGTGCGGAGaacgatgacgacgatgatGTTGTAATGGACAGAAAATCGCCACGTGCTAACGGAGACGTTAGCAGTCAAGAAGTTTTAATAGAGTCTAGCGTACCAAAAAGTGACGTTCAGTCGGCGAAAAGGCCAGAAATCGCTACGATAAATGGAAAAGTGGATAATAAACTGAACGCGACTGCGGAGGGAGTTGGTCAGCAAATTAAAGAAGTTGCTGTGAACCTTGACAAAACACCTGTTAAAGATTCCAACACGATGGAAAGTGATAGCAGGTTGTCCACGAAACCGGGCGAAGAAGCGCGGACAAAATTGTTAGACAAGCAGGAAGTAGATAAGGCTGGTAATCAACTAGACGAACCAGAGAAGAAATTAGTCGAAGATCAAACCCAGAAAGAGGACACGAATAAGGGAAATGTGACCACAGCAGGTATAGAAAGCAAAGTTGAGAAATCGGACGATATCAATGTATCTGTTGCGCCTGAACAATCTCCCAAGAAATCGGAAGAAGCTAAATCAGGacaaaacgaacaaaatttaaacCCGTCGTCGACAACCTCAGAAAAATTTCGTGCAACCACACCAATGAAATCGGATGAGGATAACAATCAGCAAATGCAAATCCTGTCTAAGTCCACAGATAAATCTCCGGCAAAAACCAGCCATGATCAGAGTCAACAGAATCTGAAACCATCCGCATCTCCGAATAAATCCCGGTCAAGTACACCCTTAGAAGCGAGCGAAAGTCAAAAGGAACTCGAACGCGACGAAACGTCCAAACCTCTAGAACAATTGCAAGAGGATATACCAATGgatacaaaaaagaaacaaagcgaTCAAGAACTCAAAAATCCACCGGCCGCGTCTCAAGTGAATTCACTTGCGACTATCCCgggagaaataaaacaaaaggaaatGGAACAAGCTGCGGAGCAACACGACATTGTGTCTGCATCAGAAACTAAATCAGACGTAGATCTGCTGAAGGAAACGGGAGAAGTTAAAAGCAAACAAGAATCACATTTAAGAGCACCGATGAAAGCAGATCGGATCAAGGACGAGCCAGAGCCCACTGAAACGTCGAAAGCTGAAAAATCAggcgaggaagaaaaattagcGGATCTTAGTCATTCTCCAAAGGAGAAAGAATTAAGAGATCCATCTTCAAAGTCACCGGCTAAATCGACGAATGCAACCGAAGAATCAAGTACGGAAGACGTTTTAGAAGACTCCAAGTCCGATAATCTTCGAGATTCTTCGGAAACGCACGCGAAAAGAGTTGCCGTGAGTCCTCCTGCTTCTGAAAAAGAAGCAAGTGAGACACAAGAATTCCCAGTACCGTCAAAGGATGGAGAAAAGATTGGAGAATCGGTACTGTCTCTCTTAAAGTCTCCTGAAGAAGGAGTGAAAGGTTTCGACAACGGAGAACAACGATCACTGTCGATAAAATCTTCGCCATCCCACAGTCCTCGCTCGCCTGTTTCTCCAAAATCGCCGAAATCACCGAAATCGCTGAAGTCGCCTGTAGAGAACGAGGAAttagaagagaaggaaaaaacgGAGCAGAAAAAGGCTGATGACGAAACGACACCGGACACGAAAAGTTTGCCGAAATCGGTTAAATCGCCTAAAGTTCAACGCGCACCGACACCTGccaaacgaaaagaaaagaagtctTCAACGACACCAG agGTTGAAAACGGCAGCGTAACCAACGAGTCGGCTCAATCCAGCacg GAACCAACCACAAACGGAGTTGGGGATTCACCAACGAAAAAGTCACCCTCTAAATCGAAAGATGCTGACAAAGGGCCGACAGCTGGGTCACCTGTAAAATCGCCAAGTAAGTCCGTCAAATCGTTACCACGAACTCCAGAAACTCCTTCGTCGACAGCCGGTCAAGAGAAGAAAA AACTGCCTATGAACAAAATTCAAGTGGGATCGGCGCCCTCTCCGAACTTAAAAACCGTACGATCGAAAATCGGCTCGTTGGAAAACGCAAGCTACAAACCAGGTGGCGGAAAGGTGAAGATAGAGAATAGGAAGCTCGACTTTAGCAAGGCGCAGCCGAAAATTGCCGCGAAGAACGAGAAATACACACCCAGTGGTGGCGATAAAAAG ATCGCTCAGATGAAGCTTCAATGGAATGCGAAACCAAAAGTCGGTTCATTGGAAAATGCAACGTACAAGCCTGGTGGTGGTGAcaagaaaatagaaacagtGAAGCTCGACTTCAAAGATAAAGCAAAACCGAAAGTTGGCTCCAAGGACAATGCCAAACACATTCCTGGCGGTGGTAGCGTTAAA TCATCGGCAACACCACCTAAGACGCCTCAGGATTCGAACAACGAc ATCCAAACCCaaaaaattgatatcaaaGCCGAGAGTAAAGTTGGTTCCTTGGATAACGTGAAGCATAAGCCAGGTGGCGGTgacaagaaaattttcaacgatagGGATTATCTTCGACAATCGGGAACTAATCCTGAAAGCCTCTGTGGCAGTGGATCCCAG AGCCCTGTGCCCCCTGGCACGGTCGCCGCCGGCAAGAACGGTCTGCCTACATCGGACGAGAACCTCAACCAGGAATGCTAG